The Arcobacter sp. LA11 genome includes a region encoding these proteins:
- a CDS encoding alpha-D-ribose 1-methylphosphonate 5-phosphate C-P-lyase PhnJ, with protein sequence MRYAFLDEEAKKEIRRSILKAIAIPGYIVSFASREMPVARGWGTGGLQVTLSIINEKDTLKVIDQGCDGSVNAVNIRNFISSVTNVDTTTDTKKATLIQTRHRIPEIDLEEGQILVYQVPMPDILETVEPNTAKAKIMHANADYSKLWVLLYEDTSMYGDSRISNRYPVIVHDRYAMDPSPIPKYDTPKLNNNKALQLFGAGREKKIYAVPPYTKVEPLKFEDRKFKIENFEDKSCQRCGSRDSFLDEVYDDNGITHYYCNDTDYCDSYLKNGAKK encoded by the coding sequence ATGAGATATGCATTTTTAGATGAAGAAGCAAAAAAAGAGATTAGACGTTCTATCTTAAAAGCTATTGCCATTCCAGGATATATTGTATCTTTTGCATCTAGAGAGATGCCTGTTGCTAGAGGTTGGGGAACGGGTGGATTACAAGTTACATTATCAATAATAAATGAAAAAGATACTTTAAAAGTAATTGATCAAGGTTGTGATGGAAGTGTAAATGCCGTAAACATAAGAAACTTTATATCTTCAGTAACAAATGTAGATACAACAACAGATACTAAAAAAGCAACTTTGATTCAAACAAGACATAGAATTCCTGAAATTGATTTAGAAGAGGGACAAATATTAGTTTATCAAGTACCTATGCCTGATATTTTAGAGACAGTTGAACCAAATACTGCAAAAGCAAAGATTATGCATGCAAATGCTGATTATTCAAAATTGTGGGTTTTATTATATGAAGATACTTCAATGTATGGAGATAGTAGGATTTCAAATAGATATCCCGTGATTGTACATGATAGATATGCAATGGATCCAAGTCCTATTCCTAAATATGATACTCCTAAGTTGAATAATAATAAAGCTTTACAGCTTTTTGGAGCTGGACGTGAGAAAAAGATTTATGCAGTTCCTCCTTATACAAAAGTTGAGCCGTTGAAGTTTGAAGATAGAAAATTTAAAATAGAAAACTTTGAAGATAAATCTTGTCAAAGATGTGGTAGCAGAGATTCCTTTCTAGATGAAGTCTATGATGATAATGGAATTACGCACTATTATTGTAATGATACAGATTATTGTGATTCATATTTAAAAAATGGAGCTAAAAAATGA
- the phnL gene encoding phosphonate C-P lyase system protein PhnL: MIRLEVKNLNKSFKVHTRGGVEVKGFEDINLEVKRGEFLSLFGPSGAGKSSILKTLFRTYTTTSGNILFYKDDGSAIDIASATESQILNLRKNEIGYVSQFLQILPRISAVDIVSEQLIVKGEAEKVARDKAKELLAYLSIREELFDLSPLTFSGGEQQRVNIAKGIIAPKSLLLLDEPTASLDKTNTMKVVEKLKDLKNQGVSMVGIFHDLEAMKIISDSIYELKRVS, from the coding sequence TTGATTAGATTAGAAGTGAAAAATTTAAATAAATCTTTTAAAGTTCACACCAGAGGTGGGGTTGAAGTAAAAGGTTTTGAAGATATTAATCTTGAAGTAAAAAGAGGGGAGTTTCTTTCTTTATTTGGACCTAGTGGTGCTGGAAAATCATCAATTTTAAAGACACTATTTAGAACTTATACTACAACATCTGGAAATATACTATTTTACAAAGATGATGGTTCAGCTATTGATATTGCAAGTGCAACAGAGAGTCAGATTTTAAATTTACGAAAAAATGAAATAGGTTATGTTTCACAGTTTTTACAAATATTGCCAAGAATTAGTGCTGTTGATATTGTAAGTGAGCAATTAATTGTAAAAGGTGAAGCTGAAAAGGTTGCAAGAGATAAAGCAAAAGAGCTTTTAGCATACTTGTCTATAAGAGAAGAGTTATTTGATTTATCTCCTTTGACATTTAGTGGAGGTGAGCAACAAAGAGTAAATATTGCAAAAGGTATTATTGCCCCTAAAAGCTTGCTTTTATTAGATGAACCTACTGCTTCTTTAGATAAAACAAATACTATGAAAGTTGTTGAAAAATTGAAAGATTTGAAAAATCAAGGTGTTAGTATGGTTGGAATTTTTCATGATTTAGAGGCTATGAAAATAATTAGTGATTCAATATATGAATTAAAAAGGGTTAGTTAA
- a CDS encoding GntR family transcriptional regulator yields the protein MRKLEKPMYIKLYEKILKNIENKKYNSNDKLPSENDFANEFNVNRHTVRQALSLLKDEGYIYTQKGKGNFISNIKVPYSISDKSSYTSKILDLGYEPKTKLLSADIIEPNEEVAKNLGLNNKLKVIELKLLRYVNDLPISVSYSYFDAFLYREIVNNLNYEPFSLYKVLEKSYPTLDVTKVSTVFESIVANKELSEFLMMPSNSPVLVASTLSKDQNGNFVEYGTSYFRADTCKIKVDLI from the coding sequence GTGAGAAAACTTGAAAAACCAATGTACATAAAACTTTATGAAAAGATTTTGAAGAATATTGAAAATAAAAAGTATAACTCTAATGATAAATTACCATCAGAAAATGATTTTGCTAATGAATTTAATGTAAATAGACATACTGTAAGACAAGCTTTATCTTTATTAAAAGATGAAGGCTATATTTATACTCAAAAGGGAAAAGGTAACTTTATTTCAAATATTAAAGTTCCTTATTCTATTTCAGATAAAAGCTCATATACATCAAAAATCTTAGATTTAGGGTATGAACCTAAAACAAAACTTTTAAGTGCAGATATCATAGAACCAAATGAAGAAGTTGCAAAAAATCTTGGGTTAAATAACAAACTAAAAGTAATTGAATTGAAACTTTTACGATATGTTAATGATTTACCTATTTCAGTTTCTTACTCATATTTTGATGCTTTTTTATATAGAGAAATAGTAAATAATCTTAATTATGAACCTTTTTCTTTATATAAAGTTTTAGAAAAATCTTATCCCACTTTAGATGTTACAAAAGTATCAACTGTATTTGAATCAATAGTAGCAAATAAAGAATTAAGCGAATTTTTAATGATGCCATCAAATTCCCCCGTACTAGTGGCAAGTACATTATCTAAAGACCAGAATGGAAACTTTGTTGAATATGGAACTTCATATTTTAGAGCAGATACATGCAAAATCAAAGTAGATTTAATTTAA
- a CDS encoding alpha-D-ribose 1-methylphosphonate 5-triphosphate diphosphatase: METILRSKNVLIDEKFVPADIVIKGEFIKSVDEYGSNDVAVDLGDRKIAPGIVDLHSDAIEKEIEPRPGATFPVELAVAELDKKLSMAGVTTMFHAIGFEENPKKKRSIELAKHQIEEIYEANKKHLGVDNFVHARFELSAGEAVEPIKNIISKGMVKMLSLMDHSPGQGQFKSLESFKKYYGTYYGLNDEELNSVVEKKMNKDEKKINDLITFAKSNNITLLSHDDDCIEKLDGLLNLGVQISEFPLDLDVAKYAVSKGIATGMGAPNIVRGGSQGGNIAAIELVRENVCKYLCSDYHPTSMLQAVYRMKEDANLDLAQGFSMITSTPASYANLDDRGVIKKDKRADIIVIDDTNLPKVVLTLKDGESIYNAIRGFKL; the protein is encoded by the coding sequence ATGGAAACTATTTTACGAAGTAAAAATGTATTAATAGATGAAAAGTTTGTACCTGCAGATATTGTTATAAAAGGTGAATTTATAAAAAGTGTCGATGAATATGGATCAAATGATGTTGCAGTTGACTTAGGTGATAGAAAAATTGCACCAGGGATAGTTGATTTACATTCAGATGCGATTGAAAAAGAGATTGAACCAAGACCAGGTGCAACTTTCCCTGTAGAACTTGCCGTAGCAGAGCTTGACAAAAAATTATCAATGGCTGGTGTTACTACAATGTTTCATGCTATTGGTTTTGAAGAAAATCCTAAAAAGAAAAGAAGTATTGAATTAGCAAAACATCAAATTGAAGAAATTTATGAAGCTAATAAAAAACATTTAGGTGTTGATAACTTTGTTCATGCAAGATTTGAGTTAAGCGCGGGAGAAGCAGTTGAACCAATAAAAAATATTATATCTAAGGGTATGGTCAAAATGCTTTCTTTAATGGATCATAGCCCAGGACAAGGTCAGTTTAAATCTTTAGAGTCTTTTAAAAAATATTATGGAACATATTATGGTTTAAATGATGAAGAACTTAACAGTGTAGTTGAAAAGAAAATGAATAAAGATGAAAAGAAAATTAATGATTTAATCACTTTTGCAAAAAGTAATAATATAACACTTTTAAGTCATGATGATGATTGTATTGAAAAACTTGATGGACTTTTAAATTTAGGTGTTCAAATTTCTGAATTTCCTTTAGATTTAGATGTTGCAAAATATGCAGTTAGCAAAGGAATTGCAACTGGTATGGGTGCTCCAAATATTGTAAGAGGTGGAAGTCAAGGTGGGAATATTGCAGCAATTGAACTTGTACGCGAAAATGTATGTAAATATTTATGTTCTGATTACCACCCAACTTCTATGCTTCAAGCAGTTTATAGAATGAAAGAAGATGCAAATTTAGATTTGGCACAAGGATTTTCTATGATTACAAGTACTCCTGCAAGTTATGCAAATCTTGATGATAGAGGTGTAATCAAAAAAGATAAAAGAGCAGATATTATAGTAATTGATGATACTAATCTTCCAAAAGTTGTTTTAACTTTAAAAGATGGAGAGTCAATTTATAATGCAATCAGAGGATTTAAACTTTAA
- a CDS encoding carbon-phosphorus lyase complex subunit PhnI, translating into MAYYAIKGGEEAIKNSLNFYNDYTKRSEKIDDEDLIESLTFSIDKVMSEGSLYSKKLASKSIKRSAGDLLNASFFVRAHRSSCQRIGICKELDVNDMRLSRRISSAFKDIEGGQLLGASNDYEIKLLVDLKNEKVDIKEYSNKDNVIDSALTPLRNDNLIKILPKEEEPWDITRVFPTSPYPRSSVLQVMSRGESGTLLGFAYTSMRGYGDVHPTIGDLRIGELDIKFTHPFTKKEVKIGSIEATAVESAGTFNKDENGDTKLTTGFGFCFGKNETKAISMSIIDLSLYNNSYTVGTEQIVASDFEMVMHHVDGIESFGFANHYKLPHYVTFQTDYQIFKSAKKYVEEQNQKDLNGALK; encoded by the coding sequence ATGGCTTACTATGCAATTAAAGGTGGAGAAGAGGCTATAAAAAACTCCCTCAATTTTTATAATGATTATACTAAAAGAAGTGAAAAAATTGATGATGAAGATTTGATTGAATCTCTTACTTTTTCTATAGATAAAGTTATGAGTGAAGGTTCGCTTTATAGTAAGAAACTAGCTTCAAAATCTATAAAAAGAAGTGCAGGAGATTTATTAAATGCTTCTTTTTTTGTAAGAGCTCATAGGTCTTCTTGTCAAAGAATAGGTATTTGTAAAGAGCTAGATGTAAATGATATGAGATTAAGTAGACGAATATCTTCTGCTTTTAAAGATATTGAAGGTGGACAACTTTTAGGTGCATCAAATGATTATGAAATAAAGCTTTTAGTTGATTTAAAAAATGAAAAAGTAGATATAAAAGAGTATTCAAATAAAGATAATGTAATAGATTCTGCTTTAACTCCTTTACGAAATGATAATTTAATAAAAATATTACCAAAAGAGGAAGAACCTTGGGATATTACAAGAGTTTTTCCAACTTCACCATATCCAAGAAGTTCAGTTCTTCAAGTAATGAGTAGGGGTGAGAGTGGCACTCTTTTGGGATTTGCTTATACTTCTATGAGAGGATATGGAGATGTTCATCCTACGATTGGGGATTTAAGAATAGGTGAACTTGATATTAAGTTTACACATCCTTTTACAAAAAAAGAAGTAAAAATAGGTTCTATTGAAGCAACAGCAGTTGAGAGTGCAGGTACTTTTAATAAAGATGAGAATGGCGATACTAAACTTACTACTGGATTTGGTTTTTGTTTTGGGAAAAATGAAACAAAAGCAATCTCTATGTCGATAATTGATTTATCTTTATATAACAACTCATATACAGTAGGAACTGAGCAAATAGTTGCAAGTGATTTTGAGATGGTTATGCATCATGTTGATGGGATAGAATCATTTGGATTTGCTAATCACTATAAGTTACCTCATTATGTAACTTTTCAAACAGATTATCAAATATTTAAGTCTGCTAAAAAATATGTGGAAGAACAAAATCAAAAAGATTTAAATGGAGCTTTAAAATGA
- the phnD gene encoding phosphonate ABC transporter substrate-binding protein, with amino-acid sequence MKFIKKLTVATLALGLTTSMMAQEKWPDKITFGLIPVAGSSSMKENFGPLTTHLEKSLGIKVEMKLAGDYTGIITGMQHKHIDVAYLGPKSYVEAAKRANAEALVVEVDGESGLPGYRGIIISKKGSGLKTLADLKGKTWAFTSSQSTSGTLVPTVMFSKAGIDPKKYFSKVVYSGGHEASILTVKAGRIDAVSTNNLDFNRGIGKHWEKDGFNVIWTSDLIPGAPMAARKDLPTSLKMALKGAFLSYNDPEGLKKLKNKGFIKGDDAVYNPVRELIKLKKQLKNKK; translated from the coding sequence ATGAAATTTATTAAAAAGCTTACAGTTGCTACATTAGCATTAGGTTTAACAACATCTATGATGGCTCAAGAAAAATGGCCAGATAAAATTACTTTTGGATTAATTCCCGTTGCTGGTTCAAGTTCAATGAAGGAAAATTTTGGACCTTTAACTACTCATTTAGAAAAATCTTTAGGTATTAAAGTTGAAATGAAATTAGCAGGTGATTACACGGGTATTATTACTGGTATGCAACATAAACATATTGATGTAGCTTATTTAGGCCCAAAATCTTACGTAGAAGCTGCAAAAAGAGCAAATGCGGAAGCATTAGTAGTTGAAGTAGACGGTGAATCAGGATTACCAGGTTATAGAGGTATTATCATTAGTAAAAAAGGTTCAGGTTTAAAGACTTTAGCAGATTTAAAAGGTAAGACTTGGGCATTTACATCTTCACAATCAACATCAGGAACTTTAGTTCCAACTGTTATGTTTTCAAAAGCTGGAATAGATCCTAAGAAATATTTTTCAAAAGTTGTATATTCAGGAGGACATGAAGCTTCAATTCTAACAGTAAAAGCAGGAAGAATTGATGCTGTTTCAACAAATAATCTTGATTTTAACAGAGGTATTGGAAAACATTGGGAAAAAGATGGTTTTAATGTAATTTGGACTTCTGATTTAATTCCAGGTGCTCCAATGGCAGCTAGAAAAGATTTACCTACTTCTTTAAAAATGGCTTTAAAGGGTGCTTTCCTTTCTTATAACGATCCAGAAGGTTTAAAGAAACTTAAAAATAAAGGTTTTATTAAAGGTGATGATGCAGTTTATAATCCTGTAAGAGAATTAATTAAATTAAAAAAACAATTAAAAAATAAAAAGTAA
- the phnC gene encoding phosphonate ABC transporter ATP-binding protein: MKNLTLGYKKEKILKDISLKVKKGEFIGIIGPSGAGKSTLLISVTGGIKVFDGNFEVLDFNLHNIKKKNLIKLREQVGVIFQGYNLVDRLSVLDNVVSGMLKDIPLSRAILKLYKAKELKKAKEFMDIVDITKHSLKRCDELSGGQRQRVAIARALAAEPKIILADEPVSALDPKSAKKVMEVLRKVNKTYGVTVITNLHHLEYAKEYCDRIIGVNNGSVVFDDNSEKLTDKLVEKIYTVNQTV, translated from the coding sequence ATGAAAAACCTTACTTTAGGTTATAAAAAAGAAAAAATTTTAAAAGATATTAGTTTAAAAGTTAAAAAGGGTGAATTTATTGGGATTATAGGGCCAAGTGGAGCTGGTAAGTCTACTTTACTTATATCTGTAACTGGTGGAATAAAAGTTTTTGATGGAAATTTTGAAGTATTAGACTTTAATTTACACAATATAAAGAAAAAAAATCTAATTAAATTAAGAGAGCAAGTTGGAGTGATTTTTCAAGGTTATAACTTAGTTGATAGATTAAGTGTACTTGATAATGTAGTAAGTGGGATGTTAAAAGATATTCCATTATCAAGGGCTATTTTAAAATTATATAAAGCAAAGGAGTTGAAAAAGGCAAAAGAGTTTATGGATATTGTTGATATTACAAAGCATTCATTAAAAAGATGTGATGAACTTTCGGGAGGTCAAAGACAACGTGTTGCAATCGCACGTGCTTTAGCCGCTGAACCAAAGATTATTCTTGCAGATGAACCTGTTTCTGCACTTGATCCTAAGAGTGCAAAAAAAGTTATGGAAGTTTTGAGGAAGGTTAATAAAACATATGGTGTTACAGTTATTACTAACCTTCATCATTTGGAGTATGCCAAAGAGTACTGTGACAGAATTATTGGTGTTAATAATGGTTCAGTGGTCTTTGATGACAACAGTGAAAAACTAACTGATAAGTTAGTTGAAAAAATTTACACTGTAAATCAAACAGTGTAA
- a CDS encoding ATP-binding cassette domain-containing protein → MILDIKNLSKVFGKFCPNCLDNTGADFNSSICPTCKSVVGVNDINLTLSKGEVLGIVGESGSGKSTLLQLIYQDQKASLGDIFIKDFVNKEGVRKSILDASLNELSYLRNSLMSMIYQNPRLGLNYNFSAGGNIAQKIIGSGNKRYDEIREKALYFLDKTEIPTSRIDDYPEYFSGGQQQRIQISKALSSNPKILLLDEPTTGLDLSVQAKILDLIKELQHEIGFAMIVVSHDLGVIKHLTDITVVMKNGQIVEKGLTDQVLEDPQHPYTQLLVSSIL, encoded by the coding sequence ATGATTTTAGATATAAAAAATCTATCAAAAGTATTTGGTAAGTTTTGTCCAAATTGTTTGGATAATACAGGTGCTGATTTTAATAGTTCTATTTGTCCTACTTGTAAGAGTGTAGTTGGAGTAAATGATATTAATCTAACTTTGAGTAAAGGCGAAGTCTTAGGAATAGTTGGGGAAAGTGGTAGTGGAAAATCTACTCTTTTACAGCTTATTTATCAAGACCAAAAAGCAAGTTTAGGAGATATTTTTATAAAAGATTTTGTAAATAAAGAAGGTGTAAGAAAGTCAATTTTAGATGCCTCTTTAAATGAATTGTCATATTTACGAAACTCTTTAATGTCAATGATCTATCAAAATCCAAGATTAGGACTAAATTATAACTTTTCTGCTGGTGGTAATATTGCCCAGAAGATTATAGGAAGTGGAAATAAAAGGTACGATGAGATTAGGGAAAAAGCTTTATATTTTTTAGATAAAACTGAAATACCAACAAGCAGAATTGATGATTATCCAGAATATTTTTCTGGTGGACAGCAACAAAGAATTCAAATATCAAAAGCATTGTCTTCAAATCCAAAGATATTACTTTTAGATGAACCAACTACAGGATTAGATTTATCAGTTCAAGCTAAGATTCTTGATTTGATAAAAGAATTACAACATGAGATTGGTTTTGCGATGATTGTTGTATCTCATGATTTAGGTGTAATAAAACACTTAACAGATATTACAGTTGTGATGAAAAATGGACAAATTGTTGAAAAAGGTTTAACTGACCAAGTCTTAGAAGACCCACAACATCCATATACTCAACTACTTGTGTCATCTATTTTATAA
- the phnE gene encoding phosphonate ABC transporter, permease protein PhnE, producing MNVEELKAKSNPFSFYKSAIIVLFLLVLIQSWNDTEMSFGALVDGWHYMVEYISGNPNIEGSGFFPPNLNKDDLITYSLSMLETIQMAVVALVISIIVAVPLSYMSSRNILDILIPGKTPFHMLSKRVIYGSATLVANVFRSINEIIWALIFVSAVGLGPMAGILALGVHTAGVLAKLLSEGNESIDPGPVEALTTTGAGFIKVLVYAVLPQTMPHFVSMALYRFESDVRSASILGFVGAGGIGFYLFDKMRAFENADVCSIIIVIVLTVWILDKISAVIRKRFI from the coding sequence ATGAATGTTGAAGAATTAAAAGCAAAAAGTAACCCTTTTTCATTTTATAAGTCAGCAATAATAGTTCTATTTTTATTAGTTTTGATACAAAGTTGGAATGATACGGAGATGAGCTTTGGCGCCCTAGTTGATGGATGGCATTATATGGTTGAATATATATCTGGAAATCCTAATATTGAAGGAAGTGGTTTTTTCCCTCCAAATTTAAATAAAGATGATTTAATAACATATTCATTATCTATGTTAGAAACAATTCAAATGGCAGTAGTAGCTCTTGTTATATCTATAATTGTAGCAGTTCCATTATCATATATGAGTTCTAGAAATATATTAGACATTTTAATTCCAGGAAAGACACCTTTTCATATGCTTTCTAAAAGAGTGATATATGGAAGTGCTACTTTAGTAGCAAATGTTTTTAGGTCAATCAATGAAATTATTTGGGCTTTAATATTTGTAAGTGCAGTAGGATTAGGACCAATGGCTGGTATTTTGGCACTTGGTGTTCACACTGCTGGTGTTTTAGCCAAGCTTTTAAGTGAAGGAAATGAATCAATAGACCCAGGTCCTGTTGAAGCTTTAACTACTACAGGTGCTGGTTTTATAAAAGTACTTGTATATGCAGTTTTACCTCAAACAATGCCTCATTTTGTATCTATGGCTTTATATAGATTTGAAAGTGATGTACGAAGTGCTTCAATTTTAGGTTTTGTAGGAGCTGGAGGTATTGGGTTTTATTTATTTGACAAAATGAGAGCCTTTGAAAATGCAGATGTTTGTTCAATTATAATTGTAATTGTTTTAACAGTTTGGATTTTAGACAAGATAAGTGCAGTAATTAGAAAAAGGTTTATCTAA
- a CDS encoding phosphonate C-P lyase system protein PhnG, whose product MKREDVNDLAQFVKLDKLQNLYKKIKKNHDVRILTTPTEQTLLVPVKDPISGGSFYSGEVLVTSTIVEVEKTKGWSMVMDSNEKLSLYVAVLDACFEKNIFKDEIKELLKEAKKEIMKETKKQNQKINSTRVSFDLM is encoded by the coding sequence ATGAAAAGAGAAGATGTAAATGACTTAGCACAATTTGTGAAGTTAGATAAATTACAAAATTTATATAAAAAAATAAAAAAGAATCATGATGTAAGGATATTAACGACTCCTACAGAACAGACTTTATTAGTCCCTGTAAAAGATCCTATTTCTGGAGGTAGTTTTTATTCAGGCGAAGTTTTAGTAACTTCAACAATTGTTGAAGTAGAAAAAACTAAAGGCTGGTCTATGGTAATGGATAGTAATGAAAAACTATCTTTATATGTTGCAGTTTTAGATGCTTGTTTTGAAAAAAATATTTTTAAAGATGAAATAAAAGAGTTATTAAAAGAAGCAAAAAAAGAAATTATGAAAGAGACTAAAAAACAAAATCAAAAGATTAACTCGACTAGAGTCTCTTTTGATTTAATGTAA
- a CDS encoding tetraacyldisaccharide 4'-kinase, which yields MKQKLFLWVEDYLFFPNLFQQFISILLLPFTLIYMLIILFKRAGAKPIEFGIPIISIGNIIVGGSGKTPLTIHLAKNYEDVCVILRGYGRASKGLYVVSRYGKVLENIKTSGDEAMLLAKSLPTATIIVSEDRKEAILKAKELACKIVFLDDGFSKYDIKKFDILIRPKEEPTNLFCLPSGGYREPKMTYAFANLELQEGRDFKRVVSYSKDGEYVDILPLKLLLVTAISKPKRLLEFLPEGTTMEAFEDHHTFTLDEVEYIKNEYKDYAIITTSKDYVKLKSFNFKNLFLMDLSLQIENDVNLKLIDDYINLYK from the coding sequence TTGAAGCAAAAGCTTTTTTTATGGGTAGAAGATTATCTCTTCTTCCCAAACCTTTTCCAACAATTTATCTCTATTTTACTTTTACCATTTACTTTAATTTATATGCTTATAATCTTATTTAAAAGAGCAGGAGCAAAGCCAATTGAATTTGGAATACCTATTATTTCTATTGGAAATATTATAGTTGGAGGAAGTGGAAAAACTCCCCTTACAATACATCTAGCAAAAAACTATGAAGATGTATGTGTTATTTTAAGAGGCTATGGAAGAGCTTCTAAGGGGCTTTATGTTGTATCAAGATATGGAAAAGTATTAGAAAATATAAAAACTAGCGGTGATGAAGCTATGCTTCTAGCAAAATCTTTACCAACTGCTACAATAATAGTAAGTGAAGACAGAAAAGAAGCTATTTTAAAAGCTAAAGAGTTAGCTTGTAAAATAGTTTTTTTAGATGATGGTTTTTCAAAATATGATATAAAAAAATTTGATATATTAATTCGTCCAAAAGAAGAACCAACAAATTTATTTTGTTTACCAAGTGGAGGATATCGAGAGCCTAAAATGACTTATGCTTTTGCAAACCTTGAACTTCAAGAAGGACGAGATTTTAAAAGAGTTGTGTCTTACAGTAAAGATGGTGAATATGTAGATATTTTACCTTTAAAACTACTATTAGTTACAGCAATTTCAAAACCTAAAAGACTTTTAGAGTTTTTACCAGAAGGTACAACGATGGAAGCTTTTGAAGATCATCATACATTCACTTTAGACGAAGTAGAATATATTAAAAATGAATATAAAGATTATGCAATAATTACAACATCAAAAGATTATGTAAAATTAAAATCTTTCAATTTTAAAAACTTATTTTTAATGGATTTGAGTTTACAGATTGAAAATGATGTAAATCTAAAATTAATAGATGATTATATTAATCTTTACAAATAA
- the phnH gene encoding phosphonate C-P lyase system protein PhnH, producing the protein MKSVDIEKLNRDNFKSIINSLSMPGSVNKIKSLYDSHLLAVANTLLYSEVSFFYDGNEDINLIKAITNAKEESVETSDYIFCDEINEYSLSKSKIGTAQDPEFSSTLIFKCKNFEGLNLRLSGPGINEYKDVSLPIDNAFVDFFNEKNSSYPLGNEVFFLNKKGEVIALSRTTKVEVI; encoded by the coding sequence ATGAAATCAGTAGATATTGAAAAGTTAAATAGAGATAATTTTAAATCAATTATAAACAGTCTATCTATGCCAGGTAGTGTTAATAAAATAAAATCACTTTATGATTCACATTTATTAGCAGTTGCAAATACATTATTGTATTCAGAAGTTAGTTTCTTTTATGATGGTAATGAAGATATTAATTTAATTAAAGCAATAACAAATGCAAAAGAAGAGAGTGTAGAGACAAGTGATTATATCTTTTGTGATGAAATTAATGAATATTCTTTAAGTAAGTCAAAAATAGGAACAGCTCAAGATCCTGAGTTTTCTTCTACTTTGATATTTAAGTGTAAGAATTTTGAAGGTTTAAATTTAAGATTAAGTGGTCCAGGGATTAATGAATATAAAGATGTCTCTTTACCTATAGATAACGCTTTTGTAGATTTTTTTAATGAGAAGAACTCATCTTATCCTTTAGGAAATGAAGTTTTCTTTTTAAATAAAAAAGGTGAAGTAATAGCCTTAAGTAGAACTACGAAAGTAGAGGTTATATAA